Within the Staphylococcus argenteus genome, the region AAACTGAGTTCAATTAAATTATATGCTTTTATTATACACTTTTTGACATATTTTTTAAATTTAAGAATGCGAAGATTTTCAACATTTTCTGATGCTAGCTGTCTTTTTCATCTTTTAAATGCTTAATAAAATCAAAGCCTGGTCTTCCTTTAGCCAATGCTTCCATCACATCATACCAATCCGAACCGACTTGTTGATATATATTTTGCAATAATTCATCTTGCGCCTTGTTTAATTCAGCAATAAGTTGATTGCCTTTACTTGTCGAATATAATTTTTTGACACGTCGATCTGTCTCTAAAACTTTTTCAACAATAAGACCTTGCTCTTTTAATTTTTGAAGTGTTGCATGTGATCCTTGTTTAGAAATCTCTAATATTTCTAGTAATGATTTAATAGTAATACCAGGTAATTTATTTATAAAAAACAAAAAACGATGATGCTGACGGCTCATACCATATTTCTCTATGATTTCATCAGCGGTAGTGATAAAAGTCTTATACGCAAAATAAAACAACATATGCTCATAATCGTTTTTATTGGTCGACATGATGATTACTCCTTTCAAAGCGTTAACCTCATTATAATAAAATTTATAATGTAAGTCATACAAATGACGATAAATTCTAAATGTGAGATTTAAGTTTCACGAGAAACATCTTAATACATTTGTTTTTTGTACTACAATTGCTTCCATAACAATAAGATAACTTCATCATAAATCATTTTTAATTATACTTTGATAGAATCAGCATATTTTCTAGGAAATATTTATGTATTAACTAACCATTTTATAGCAAACTGAATAGCTTGATCCCAATATGCATAATCATGTTCTCCAGGACCATCTTCAAATTGATATGGTACATTTTTAGCTGATAAATAATTGATAAAGTCCAAATTATCTTTATAAAGAAAATCGTCTTTACCACACATAATGAGCAATTCAGGGATTGGCTTTTCTTCAGCAATTGCTTGATCTAATAAGTAATAAGGGTCGTGTTCGGTCCCTTTTACACTAGTAAGCTCTCCTATAATTGCTTCTTTTGAAAAATCATTCCATTCTAAATCCATTAAATGTTGTGCTTCAAATACAGCAGATAATGGAACAGCTTTGGAGAATTTATCCCCTTGTGTTAATGCAAATTTAATCGTGCCATATCCTCCCATTGAATGTCCTGCTATGAAATTATCTTCACGCTTTTTTGAAAGCGGGAAAATTTGATGCACATAATCATATATTTCTAAAATATAATCATAGTAACTATGACCATATGCCATATTTGCGTATGCACTATGGTCGACATTTGGCATAATGACTGCTAATTTATGTTCGTTCGCATATCTTTCTATACTTGTATATCTCATGTATGTTGTTTCATCACTTGATA harbors:
- a CDS encoding MarR family winged helix-turn-helix transcriptional regulator → MSTNKNDYEHMLFYFAYKTFITTADEIIEKYGMSRQHHRFLFFINKLPGITIKSLLEILEISKQGSHATLQKLKEQGLIVEKVLETDRRVKKLYSTSKGNQLIAELNKAQDELLQNIYQQVGSDWYDVMEALAKGRPGFDFIKHLKDEKDS
- a CDS encoding alpha/beta hydrolase: MAYISLNYHSPTIGMHQNLTVILPEDQSFFKNDVTAQPLKTLMLLHGLSSDETTYMRYTSIERYANEHKLAVIMPNVDHSAYANMAYGHSYYDYILEIYDYVHQIFPLSKKREDNFIAGHSMGGYGTIKFALTQGDKFSKAVPLSAVFEAQHLMDLEWNDFSKEAIIGELTSVKGTEHDPYYLLDQAIAEEKPIPELLIMCGKDDFLYKDNLDFINYLSAKNVPYQFEDGPGEHDYAYWDQAIQFAIKWLVNT